In Glycine max cultivar Williams 82 chromosome 7, Glycine_max_v4.0, whole genome shotgun sequence, a single window of DNA contains:
- the LOC100812783 gene encoding 26S proteasome regulatory subunit 8 homolog A-like, with protein sequence MALVGVELKHAAEGVPEANCSAKPTKQGEGLRHYYSLNIHEHQLLLRQKTHNLNRLEAQRNDLNSRVRMLREELQLLQEPGSYVGEVVKVMGKNKVLVKVHPEGKYVVDIDKNIDITKITPSTRVALRNDSYVLHLVLPSKVDPLVNLMKVEKVPDSTYDMIGGLDQQIKEIKEVIELPIKHPELFESLGIAQPKGVLLYGPPGTGKTLLARAVAHHTDCTFIRVSGSELVQKYIGEGSRMVRELFVMAREHAPSIIFMDEIDSIGSARMESGSGNGDSEVQRTMLELLNQLDGFEASNKIKVLMATNRIDILDQALLRPGRIDRKIEFPNPNEESRLDILKIHSRRMNLMRGIDLKKIAEKMNGASGAELKAVCTEAGMFALRERRVHVTQEDFEMAVAKVMKKETEKNMSLRKLWK encoded by the exons ATGGCTCTTGTAGGAGTTGAACTGAAGCATGCGGCGGAGGGCGTACCGGAGGCGAATTGCTCCGCCAAGCCCACCAAGCAGGGCGAGGGCCTCCGCCACTACTATTCTCTCAACATCCACGAGCATCAGCTCCTTCTTCGCCAAAAGACTCATAACCTCAACCGTCTCGAGGCTCAGAGAAACGACCTCAATTCTAGGG TGAGGATGCTGCGCGAAGAATTACAGCTTCTGCAGGAACCCGGCTCTTATGTCGGTGAAGTTGTCAAAGTAATGGGCAAGAACAAAGTCCTTGTCAAG gtccacccAGAAGGAAAATATGTTGTTGACATTGACAAAAATATTGACATTACAAAGATTACTCCATCCACTAGAGTTGCACTCCGCAACGACAGTTATGTTCTTCACTTAGTTCTGCCAAGTAAAGTTGATCCATTGGTCAATCTGATGAAAGTTGAGAAAGTTCCCGATTCTACATATGACATGATTGGTGGTTTAGACcagcaaattaaagaaataaaagag GTCATTGAGCTACCAATCAAACATCCTGAGCTGTTTGAAAGTCTTGGAATTGCACAACCAAAG GGTGTCCTGCTCTATGGGCCACCTGGTACAGGTAAAACATTGTTGGCTAGGGCAGTGGCTCATCATACTGACTGTACATTCATCAGGGTGTCTGGTTCTGAGTTAGTTCAGAAATACATTGGAGAAGGTTCTAGAATGGTCAGGGAACTTTTTGTTATGGCCAG GGAACATGCTCCATCAATTATCTTCATGGATGAAATTGACAGTATTGGATCTGCTCGGATGGAATCTGGAAGTGGCAACGGTGATAGTGAGGTACAGCGTACTATGCTGGAACTTCTCAACCAGTTGGATGGATTTGAAGCTTCAAATAAGATCAAG GTTTTGATGGCCACCAATCGGATTGATATCCTGGATCAAGCCCTCCTTAGACCAGGACGGATAGACCGGAAAATTGAATTTCCAAACCCTAATGAAGAG TCTCGGCTGGATATTTTGAAAATCCATTCTAGAAGAATGAATTTAATGCGTGGCATTGATTTGAAGAAGATTGCcgagaagatgaatggagcatCTGGTGCTGAACTTAAG GCTGTTTGCACTGAAGCTGGAATGTTTGCTTTGAGGGAGCGGAGGGTACACGTGACTCAGGAGGATTTTGAGATGGCCGTGGCGAAGGTGATGAAAAAGGAGACTGAAAAAAACATGTCATTGCGGAAGTTGTGGAAGTGA